The following proteins are encoded in a genomic region of Gimesia algae:
- a CDS encoding CCA tRNA nucleotidyltransferase, giving the protein MKHSEPYLAAVEIVRKLRDAGFQALWAGGCVRDLLLQKEPKDYDVATNALPEEVRTLFGKRRTLAVGASFGVIIVRGHQPDCDVEIATFRSEGPYLDGRRPEHVKFTTAEEDAQRRDFTINGMFFDPINDAIFDYVGGKADLNQHIIRAIGNPLERMQEDKLRLLRAIRFAATLHFQLEETTRLAVQAMADQINVVSPERIADELRKMLVHPARSQAIALVQETGLLKQVLPELTPLWESAENQDLWLHTLDRLKLVNTHNFETAFATLLLDLPAAGPDQRLNEIYEICKRLRFSNHSLNLVHWLVQQRNSLEHAPDMKLSRLKRLLAHEDCPHLFELIAADLSSQKQPLDDLEFCRQYRDHTPREVLNPPPLISGNDLIDLGIKSGPQFKHLLTQVQDAQLEELIHTQDEAFALLNQILQK; this is encoded by the coding sequence ATGAAACATTCAGAACCGTATCTTGCAGCGGTCGAGATCGTCCGCAAACTACGTGACGCAGGCTTCCAGGCCTTGTGGGCAGGCGGATGCGTACGTGATCTGCTGCTGCAGAAAGAACCCAAAGATTACGATGTCGCCACGAATGCACTGCCTGAGGAAGTGCGCACACTGTTTGGCAAACGTCGAACTCTGGCCGTCGGTGCCAGCTTTGGAGTCATCATCGTCCGCGGACATCAGCCCGACTGCGATGTAGAGATTGCCACATTTCGCAGCGAAGGCCCTTATCTGGATGGACGGCGTCCCGAACACGTGAAATTCACCACAGCCGAAGAAGATGCCCAACGCCGTGACTTCACCATCAACGGCATGTTTTTCGATCCCATCAACGACGCGATCTTCGATTACGTAGGTGGCAAAGCTGATCTCAATCAGCACATCATTCGTGCGATTGGAAATCCTCTGGAACGAATGCAGGAGGACAAACTCCGCCTGCTCCGCGCCATACGGTTCGCTGCCACGCTCCACTTTCAACTGGAAGAAACCACGCGTCTGGCAGTTCAGGCGATGGCAGATCAGATTAACGTGGTCAGCCCCGAGCGGATTGCAGACGAGTTGCGTAAGATGCTGGTTCACCCGGCCCGCAGCCAGGCGATTGCCCTGGTTCAGGAAACTGGGCTGCTCAAACAGGTTCTGCCTGAACTGACTCCACTCTGGGAATCCGCAGAAAACCAAGACCTCTGGCTTCACACACTCGACCGCTTGAAACTGGTAAATACACACAACTTTGAAACCGCTTTTGCGACACTCCTGCTGGATTTACCCGCTGCGGGTCCTGATCAGCGTCTGAATGAAATCTATGAGATCTGTAAACGTCTGCGTTTTTCCAATCATTCTCTAAACCTGGTCCACTGGCTGGTGCAGCAGCGAAACAGTCTGGAGCATGCCCCCGACATGAAGCTGTCTCGGCTCAAACGCCTGCTGGCACATGAGGATTGCCCACATCTGTTTGAATTAATTGCCGCCGATTTAAGTTCTCAAAAACAACCACTGGACGACCTTGAATTTTGCCGTCAGTATCGTGATCATACTCCCAGAGAAGTCTTGAATCCCCCTCCCCTGATCTCAGGTAATGATCTGATCGACCTGGGTATCAAATCGGGTCCTCAGTTCAAACATCTGCTGACGCAGGTTCAGGACGCCCAACTGGAAGAATTGATTCATACGCAGGACGAAGCATTTGCGCTGTTAAACCAAATACTTCAAAAATAA
- a CDS encoding sigma-54 interaction domain-containing protein, translated as MEDDRPILEDMVGLSPPMRNIYRLTRRAAATSSTVLLTGETGTGKELIARAIHELSPRATGPFIRVNCGALSESLLESELFGHIKGAFTSAVENRTGRFEAAHGGTIFLDEINSVSFTLQVKLLRVLQEHEFERVGDTRSIQVDCRIVAATNRDLLDEIEAERFREDLYYRLNVIPINLPPLRDRSEDIPELVHFFAKQFSAGEKIPLPEFSEEVLSTFKNYAWPGNVRELQNYVERLIVLSGLDGPSLDLLPGHVTGKAIARSLPSKTQNPETMCRDLVSMELQRVGESSTDVHAQIVSLVEKEVILQVLRSCQGVQTKTATRLGINRNTLHKKISEYELESEAR; from the coding sequence ATGGAAGACGATCGCCCCATTTTAGAAGATATGGTCGGTTTAAGTCCGCCCATGAGGAATATCTATCGACTGACCCGCCGCGCTGCTGCCACGTCATCGACCGTTTTACTAACGGGAGAAACGGGGACAGGTAAAGAATTAATTGCCCGCGCGATTCACGAATTAAGTCCTCGCGCCACCGGTCCGTTCATTCGGGTGAATTGTGGCGCACTCAGTGAAAGTCTGCTGGAAAGCGAATTGTTCGGGCATATCAAAGGGGCTTTTACCAGTGCTGTTGAAAATCGTACGGGCCGTTTTGAAGCGGCCCATGGCGGCACGATTTTTCTGGACGAAATCAACTCGGTCAGTTTTACATTGCAGGTGAAACTGCTGCGGGTTTTGCAGGAACACGAATTTGAGCGTGTCGGTGATACGCGGTCTATTCAGGTGGATTGTCGGATTGTGGCTGCCACGAACCGTGATCTGCTGGATGAAATCGAAGCAGAGCGGTTTCGAGAAGACTTATATTATCGCCTGAACGTGATTCCTATTAACCTGCCACCCCTGCGAGACCGATCGGAAGATATTCCCGAACTGGTTCACTTTTTTGCAAAACAGTTTTCCGCCGGGGAGAAAATACCTCTACCTGAATTTTCTGAAGAGGTTTTATCGACCTTTAAGAATTACGCCTGGCCGGGCAATGTACGCGAACTGCAAAATTACGTCGAACGTTTGATTGTGCTTTCCGGTTTGGATGGTCCATCGCTGGACCTGTTGCCGGGACACGTTACCGGCAAGGCGATCGCACGCTCGTTACCGTCTAAAACACAGAATCCAGAGACGATGTGTCGTGATCTGGTGAGTATGGAGTTACAGCGTGTAGGCGAGTCTTCAACCGATGTGCATGCTCAGATTGTATCACTTGTGGAAAAAGAAGTGATTTTGCAGGTTTTGAGGTCCTGCCAGGGTGTACAGACCAAGACCGCCACGCGTCTGGGTATTAATCGGAACACGCTACATAAAAAAATCTCGGAGTACGAATTAGAATCCGAAGCAAGATGA
- a CDS encoding cytochrome C assembly family protein translates to MLSEVTVFCFMASYLVALGLELTRFLRKKNGFLRPLIFLFSLAGLIAQTAYLLNRARTTQLPPLLSSSHDWLIVFSWVLVAIFLFINLIDEELSIGLFLIPLVLALVISSYFVDDVTSPLMEPSIRSWAMLHASLLVLGGVGIVLSFVLSLMYLIQHRRLKQKQNFSSGFNLPSLAKLSRLNRWALMISAPLMTVGMGIGIGLGVYVRKGAHAISFFDPVIIVYELVWVGMMLSVIFILRTKQPNQKHIAQLTIWTGGLILLTVIGIQILSNVRPFNFESWHSQITNPVIELHDSPAERILS, encoded by the coding sequence ATGTTGTCGGAAGTGACCGTTTTCTGTTTTATGGCCAGCTATCTGGTTGCTCTCGGATTAGAGTTGACCCGATTTCTGCGAAAAAAAAACGGATTTCTGCGGCCTCTGATTTTTCTGTTCTCACTCGCTGGTCTGATCGCCCAGACCGCGTATCTGCTGAATCGAGCCCGGACAACACAGTTGCCGCCTCTGCTCAGTTCATCCCATGACTGGCTGATTGTTTTTTCCTGGGTGCTGGTAGCGATATTTCTGTTTATCAATCTGATTGATGAAGAACTCTCGATCGGACTGTTCCTGATCCCCCTGGTGCTGGCGCTGGTGATTTCTTCTTATTTTGTAGACGACGTTACCAGCCCATTGATGGAACCTTCCATTCGTTCCTGGGCGATGCTGCATGCATCCTTACTGGTGCTGGGAGGGGTGGGCATTGTTCTCAGCTTTGTCCTCAGTCTGATGTATCTGATTCAGCATCGACGATTAAAGCAGAAACAGAATTTTTCGAGCGGGTTCAATCTGCCCAGCCTGGCAAAGCTGTCTCGCCTGAATCGCTGGGCGTTAATGATATCGGCACCATTGATGACAGTGGGGATGGGCATCGGTATCGGGCTGGGGGTTTATGTTCGCAAAGGCGCGCATGCCATTTCATTTTTTGATCCTGTGATCATCGTCTATGAACTGGTCTGGGTGGGAATGATGCTGAGTGTCATTTTTATTCTGCGGACTAAACAGCCCAATCAGAAGCATATTGCTCAGTTGACGATCTGGACCGGAGGCCTCATATTGCTGACGGTGATCGGCATTCAGATCCTTTCCAATGTACGCCCCTTCAATTTTGAATCGTGGCATTCACAGATTACCAACCCCGTGATTGAATTGCATGACTCGCCTGCAGAAAGGATTCTGTCGTGA
- the panD gene encoding aspartate 1-decarboxylase — protein sequence MKRVLLKSKIHRATVTEANLAYNGSVTIDRELMDAADIVEYEQVQIYNITSGTRLTTYAIIGAPGSGVICINGAAAHLVKPQDLVIIASYAEYKEKEARRHQPKVVLVDSQNSQVTPEVAAVSSID from the coding sequence ATGAAGCGCGTTTTATTGAAATCAAAAATCCACCGGGCAACTGTGACCGAAGCAAATCTGGCGTACAACGGAAGTGTAACCATTGATCGGGAACTGATGGACGCTGCAGATATCGTCGAGTACGAGCAGGTGCAGATTTACAATATCACTTCCGGTACTCGATTGACCACATACGCCATCATCGGCGCGCCGGGTTCAGGTGTCATCTGTATTAATGGTGCAGCCGCCCATCTGGTGAAACCTCAGGATCTGGTAATTATCGCCAGTTACGCTGAATATAAAGAGAAAGAGGCCCGTCGGCATCAGCCCAAAGTGGTACTCGTTGATTCTCAGAATTCTCAAGTGACTCCGGAAGTGGCTGCCGTATCCAGTATTGATTGA
- a CDS encoding efflux RND transporter permease subunit has protein sequence MRSIIKWAINNSPAMNTLMVTVLGVGLVSLMMMRREVFPEFELEIILVSVPYPGASPDEVEEGICQKMEEAVRAIDGIKKMTSIANEGSGSIVLELRADVPDVQKILNEVRSEIDRIPSFPELAEDPEIQQITFRQVAIEVAVIGPGIEDENSALELRELAEKIRDDLMKLKSVSQANIAGARDYQIDIEIPEATLRKYGLTLQDVARTVRRENMELPGGKLNTVSEVVLVRGKNKHLTGREIEKIPLVTEPGGVVLTVGDLGHVQDEFADTTMISEINGKPALSVAVERTAQEDLLAIVEEVRAFVETAKLPAGYSLKLWKDQSVDVRDRMDLLTRNGLQGLILVFITLAIFLEFRLAFWVALGIPISMFGACVVLYYTGQTLNMLSMFAFLMALGIVVDDAIVVGENIYEHRQMGKSFVTAAIDGATEVLPSVCASVTTTVIAFMPLLFVSGIMGKFIAVMPIAVIAMLLISLMESTFILPCHLAHAKQPADGSFQKQEQGFVSRKLEWFIDRCYLPVLKAALNYPSSALAVAGALMLMSAGLIMGGFAPFNIFPKTDFRMIEATVEYPDGTPQSITGETTRKIQDDFEALNRDYQKVHGTSLIKLVRRNVGFGTRDESGANLGGSVEGSHVGKVSVEIVEAEERTLGSEEILDMWRERVGKIPGVDRLTFKSPSMGPGGKPIEFKLLADGKHITELEAAVEACKRELETYPGVKDVNDDSSPGKWEFQIKIKDKARSMGIPLADVAETVRATYYGEEVMRLQRGRHEVKLMVRYPEEDRRSLMSFDDIRVRTGDGAERPLTELADVTVQRGYSEINRIDQQRSITVSSDLNEKEGNASEIVKSLKKSGGFMDQLLANYPNVRVRWEGQQEQTDESVNSLIVGLLIALASMFALLTVEFRSYFQPLIILGIIPLGIIGAVFGHAILGMELTLFSLFGLVALTGVVVNDSIVLIDFINHRVADGLPLREALVDAGRRRFRPVLLTSMTTIVGLAPILKETSFQAQIIIPMAASLIFGLMLATVLVLFLIPTYYYLYARALGAKADEPWIRKMDGKEEGADYNKHEDPVSGPVQIQT, from the coding sequence ATGAGGTCGATCATCAAATGGGCCATCAATAATTCCCCAGCGATGAATACGCTGATGGTCACAGTACTGGGGGTCGGCCTGGTTTCACTGATGATGATGCGGCGTGAAGTCTTTCCGGAATTTGAACTGGAAATCATTCTGGTCTCGGTGCCTTATCCGGGCGCCAGTCCCGATGAAGTCGAAGAAGGCATCTGCCAGAAGATGGAAGAGGCCGTTCGCGCGATTGACGGCATTAAAAAGATGACGTCCATTGCCAATGAAGGATCAGGGTCTATTGTTCTCGAATTAAGGGCAGATGTACCCGATGTGCAGAAAATTCTGAACGAGGTTCGCTCTGAAATCGATCGCATTCCCAGTTTTCCGGAGCTGGCGGAAGATCCGGAAATTCAGCAGATCACGTTTCGGCAGGTAGCAATTGAAGTTGCCGTGATTGGTCCGGGGATCGAGGACGAGAATAGCGCTTTGGAACTGCGTGAACTGGCAGAAAAAATTCGTGATGATTTGATGAAGCTGAAATCGGTATCTCAAGCCAATATTGCCGGGGCACGCGATTATCAGATTGATATCGAAATCCCTGAAGCCACCCTGCGGAAATATGGGCTGACATTACAGGATGTAGCGAGGACCGTACGCAGAGAAAATATGGAGCTGCCCGGGGGGAAGCTGAATACCGTTTCTGAGGTCGTATTAGTACGCGGAAAAAATAAACATCTGACCGGTAGAGAAATTGAAAAGATCCCCCTCGTCACTGAACCGGGCGGGGTTGTGCTGACAGTGGGGGACCTGGGACACGTTCAGGATGAATTTGCTGATACGACCATGATCAGTGAAATCAATGGCAAGCCGGCTTTGTCGGTTGCCGTGGAACGGACCGCTCAGGAAGATCTACTGGCGATTGTGGAAGAGGTACGGGCTTTCGTCGAAACTGCCAAACTGCCTGCCGGGTATTCGCTGAAATTATGGAAAGACCAGTCAGTGGATGTGCGTGACCGTATGGACCTGCTGACCCGAAACGGGTTACAGGGGCTGATTCTGGTATTTATCACACTGGCGATATTTCTGGAATTCCGGCTGGCATTCTGGGTGGCGCTGGGGATTCCCATTTCGATGTTTGGTGCTTGTGTGGTTCTGTATTATACAGGCCAGACTTTGAATATGCTTTCGATGTTTGCTTTCCTGATGGCGCTGGGGATTGTGGTCGACGATGCGATCGTGGTGGGTGAGAATATTTACGAACATCGACAAATGGGGAAATCATTTGTCACCGCCGCCATTGATGGTGCCACCGAAGTGTTACCGTCTGTCTGTGCCTCGGTTACGACAACTGTGATTGCTTTTATGCCATTGCTGTTCGTCTCCGGGATCATGGGAAAATTCATCGCGGTGATGCCGATCGCGGTGATCGCCATGTTATTGATTTCATTGATGGAGAGTACGTTTATTCTTCCCTGCCACCTGGCACATGCGAAACAGCCAGCGGACGGGAGCTTTCAAAAACAGGAACAGGGATTTGTCAGTCGAAAACTGGAATGGTTTATCGACCGCTGCTACCTGCCTGTCCTTAAAGCGGCCTTGAACTATCCCTCGTCTGCTCTGGCAGTTGCGGGAGCATTGATGCTGATGTCCGCCGGATTGATTATGGGCGGGTTTGCGCCTTTCAATATTTTTCCTAAAACCGATTTCCGCATGATCGAAGCGACGGTGGAGTATCCGGATGGAACCCCGCAGTCGATTACAGGGGAAACGACGCGTAAAATTCAGGATGATTTTGAAGCGTTGAATCGGGATTATCAGAAAGTACATGGTACTTCCCTGATTAAACTCGTGCGACGTAATGTCGGTTTTGGGACACGCGATGAATCAGGGGCAAATCTGGGAGGCTCTGTAGAAGGCAGCCATGTCGGAAAAGTCAGCGTCGAAATAGTGGAGGCAGAAGAACGCACACTGGGCAGCGAGGAAATCCTCGATATGTGGAGAGAGCGGGTCGGGAAAATCCCGGGTGTCGACCGACTCACATTCAAATCTCCTTCCATGGGGCCGGGAGGCAAGCCGATTGAATTCAAACTATTGGCAGATGGGAAACATATCACCGAACTGGAGGCGGCAGTCGAAGCCTGTAAGCGGGAACTGGAAACCTATCCGGGGGTCAAAGATGTCAACGACGATTCCAGCCCTGGTAAATGGGAATTTCAAATCAAAATTAAGGATAAAGCGCGGTCGATGGGAATTCCCCTGGCCGATGTAGCAGAAACGGTTCGTGCCACGTACTATGGAGAAGAGGTGATGCGTCTGCAGCGGGGACGACACGAAGTCAAACTGATGGTGCGCTATCCGGAAGAAGATCGAAGATCTTTAATGAGTTTTGATGACATTCGGGTGCGAACCGGTGATGGAGCAGAACGCCCCTTGACTGAACTGGCAGACGTGACGGTTCAGCGCGGCTATTCAGAAATCAATCGAATCGATCAGCAACGATCCATTACAGTCTCATCCGATTTGAATGAAAAAGAGGGGAATGCAAGCGAGATTGTAAAGTCCCTGAAAAAGTCGGGAGGCTTTATGGATCAGTTACTGGCAAACTACCCCAATGTCAGGGTTCGCTGGGAAGGGCAGCAGGAACAGACGGATGAATCTGTAAACAGTCTGATTGTAGGTCTGTTGATTGCCCTGGCTTCCATGTTCGCGCTGTTGACTGTCGAATTTCGATCATACTTTCAACCTTTAATCATACTGGGGATCATTCCACTGGGTATTATTGGTGCGGTATTTGGTCACGCAATATTAGGTATGGAATTGACGCTCTTCTCTTTGTTTGGGCTGGTGGCGTTAACGGGAGTGGTGGTCAATGATTCGATTGTTCTGATCGACTTTATCAACCATCGCGTGGCAGACGGTCTGCCTTTACGCGAAGCCTTGGTCGATGCAGGTCGTCGTCGCTTTCGACCAGTTCTGCTGACTTCCATGACAACAATCGTCGGCTTAGCGCCGATATTAAAAGAGACTTCCTTCCAGGCACAAATTATTATTCCCATGGCCGCCAGCCTGATTTTTGGTTTAATGCTGGCGACAGTTCTCGTACTGTTCCTGATCCCCACTTATTACTATCTCTATGCACGGGCACTGGGGGCCAAAGCAGATGAACCCTGGATTCGTAAAATGGATGGAAAGGAAGAGGGAGCTGACTATAATAAACATGAGGATCCCGTGTCAGGCCCCGTGCAGATACAGACCTGA
- the hemA gene encoding glutamyl-tRNA reductase — MNLQVVYCNHQTAGLDIRERLAFSSKEQLDQAYSVLKQSYPDTEIVVISTCNRVELYTATQDSEIGPSHQDLARFFSEFHQVPVSDFFEDFLERKGPDAVRHLFQVASSLDSMVLGEPQIVNQVKEAYQCATDNALCGPLTHALFQQAIRVSARVRTETQLAEGRVSIASVAVGTFGKGIFERFDDKTVLIIGAGEMAEETLTYLKDEGVKHIIVVNRSLENAQKLAGRWGGEARPYEDLEDCLAAADVIVSTTGASRPIVDIACFERVLKKSGNKTFFILDLGAPRDFEPGVGQINDNIFLYDIDDLEATCEKNRRARQKEVEKALAIIDEETERFMHGVYHRATGPIIKQLREQWHDVREQEVEKLFSKLSHLDGKDQDLIKRSIEQIVNKLLHPPLEVLRQEAREGTPHGLLDALKQLFHIRD; from the coding sequence GTGAATCTGCAGGTCGTGTATTGCAACCATCAGACTGCGGGTCTGGATATTCGAGAGAGACTGGCTTTTTCTTCCAAAGAGCAGTTGGATCAGGCGTACTCTGTCTTGAAGCAATCTTATCCCGATACCGAAATCGTGGTGATTTCGACTTGTAATCGGGTGGAATTGTATACCGCTACACAGGATTCCGAAATCGGGCCTTCGCATCAGGATCTGGCCCGATTCTTTTCTGAATTCCATCAGGTACCCGTCAGCGATTTCTTCGAAGATTTTCTGGAACGCAAGGGACCGGATGCGGTGCGGCATCTGTTTCAGGTGGCTTCCAGTCTCGACAGCATGGTGCTCGGCGAGCCCCAGATTGTGAATCAGGTCAAAGAAGCCTACCAGTGTGCGACAGACAATGCACTCTGTGGGCCGCTCACGCATGCACTGTTTCAACAGGCGATCAGGGTCTCCGCCCGGGTACGTACCGAAACCCAACTGGCGGAAGGCAGAGTCTCGATTGCCAGTGTGGCTGTAGGGACTTTCGGCAAAGGAATTTTTGAACGGTTTGATGACAAGACTGTGCTGATTATCGGTGCCGGCGAAATGGCGGAAGAGACGTTGACTTATCTGAAAGATGAGGGCGTCAAACACATCATCGTCGTGAATCGCAGCCTGGAAAATGCGCAGAAACTGGCAGGCAGGTGGGGCGGGGAAGCCCGGCCTTATGAGGACCTCGAAGATTGTCTGGCGGCGGCTGATGTGATTGTGAGTACAACGGGTGCCTCACGACCGATTGTCGATATCGCCTGCTTTGAACGGGTATTGAAGAAATCCGGAAACAAAACGTTCTTCATTCTTGATCTGGGTGCACCCCGCGATTTTGAACCGGGAGTCGGTCAGATCAACGATAATATCTTCCTGTATGATATCGATGACCTGGAAGCGACTTGTGAGAAGAATCGTCGGGCACGTCAGAAGGAAGTCGAAAAGGCGCTCGCGATAATCGACGAAGAAACAGAACGTTTCATGCACGGCGTCTATCACCGGGCGACAGGGCCGATCATCAAACAGCTTCGCGAACAATGGCATGATGTGCGCGAACAGGAAGTCGAAAAACTGTTCAGCAAACTTTCGCATCTGGATGGAAAAGACCAGGACCTCATCAAACGCTCGATTGAACAGATCGTCAATAAACTCCTGCATCCACCGCTGGAAGTGTTGAGACAGGAAGCCCGGGAAGGCACACCACATGGTCTGCTCGACGCGCTCAAACAGTTATTTCACATTCGTGACTGA
- a CDS encoding efflux RND transporter periplasmic adaptor subunit yields the protein MSDFKNQKSGSFYKKLKHFMLPVIILAAGGGSLVVLMAMKKEPEQSQKLLAQAAPLVLTQPVIPTDSGFTVTVDGTVVPSREVKLAAEVAGRVLLTRNGCKVGNLVRKATDQERAASGTENLLIQIDPENYELEVKRLTQEHAQAQDVIDELEVEIDNSKAMIDLAHEEVNLQKTHLNRVEKLRARNVVSDTEFEEAKRGELAARNALQKLTNEADLLRSKRQRMMHARDLVGVQLSRAKLDLSRTRIYSPINGVIVEDSVEEDGYVKVGDPLVTIEDTSAVEVSTDLRMEELSLLWQHAAQAAQGNRTATDPSNRHDLGYQLPQLPVKVSYELGGRKFVWDGELSRFDGIGLDEKTRTVPCRIIVSDPRPSAILVNGQPTNRIVGAPPLTRGMFVVIDIPLKGNVSLLKLPEMAIRPGNLVWVVRDGKLHSETVRVVDMSGDQLLVEQGASGLKPGDRVVVSPLSTADEGMLVSEGDAE from the coding sequence ATGTCAGACTTCAAAAATCAGAAATCAGGCAGCTTTTATAAAAAGCTGAAGCATTTCATGCTTCCGGTTATTATTTTAGCTGCAGGTGGTGGCAGCCTGGTTGTTTTAATGGCGATGAAAAAAGAACCGGAACAGAGTCAGAAACTACTGGCCCAGGCCGCACCTCTGGTCTTGACTCAGCCTGTGATCCCGACAGATTCCGGTTTTACGGTAACCGTTGATGGAACTGTGGTTCCTTCCCGCGAAGTGAAGCTGGCGGCGGAAGTGGCAGGCAGGGTTTTATTGACGCGTAATGGATGCAAGGTCGGGAATCTGGTACGCAAAGCAACCGATCAGGAACGGGCGGCATCGGGGACAGAGAATCTGTTGATCCAGATTGATCCCGAGAACTACGAACTCGAAGTCAAGCGGCTGACCCAGGAACATGCACAGGCGCAGGATGTCATCGATGAACTGGAAGTGGAAATCGATAACTCCAAAGCGATGATTGATCTGGCGCATGAAGAAGTCAATCTGCAGAAAACACACTTGAATCGCGTGGAAAAATTAAGAGCCAGAAATGTGGTTTCGGATACCGAATTTGAAGAAGCCAAACGTGGTGAACTGGCCGCCCGCAACGCACTGCAGAAGTTGACTAATGAAGCCGACCTGCTGCGTTCGAAACGACAACGTATGATGCATGCCCGCGACCTGGTGGGAGTGCAACTGTCTCGCGCCAAGCTGGATCTCAGCCGCACCCGGATCTATTCACCCATCAATGGGGTTATCGTTGAGGATTCGGTCGAGGAGGATGGTTATGTCAAAGTCGGTGACCCGCTGGTGACAATTGAAGATACTTCCGCCGTAGAAGTGAGCACGGATCTGCGAATGGAAGAACTCTCTCTGCTCTGGCAGCACGCAGCTCAGGCTGCCCAGGGGAATCGTACTGCTACCGATCCCTCCAATCGTCATGATCTGGGATACCAACTGCCACAACTGCCCGTCAAAGTTTCCTACGAACTCGGCGGGCGCAAGTTTGTCTGGGATGGTGAATTGTCCCGTTTCGATGGCATTGGTCTTGATGAAAAAACGAGAACGGTTCCCTGTCGCATTATTGTATCTGATCCACGCCCCTCTGCCATTCTGGTAAATGGGCAGCCGACCAATCGAATTGTGGGGGCCCCCCCTTTGACACGGGGAATGTTTGTCGTGATTGATATTCCGCTTAAAGGGAATGTTTCCCTGCTGAAACTTCCCGAGATGGCCATTCGTCCGGGAAATCTGGTGTGGGTCGTCCGGGATGGTAAACTGCATTCTGAAACAGTTCGCGTGGTGGACATGAGTGGTGATCAGTTGCTGGTCGAGCAGGGTGCCTCCGGCCTGAAGCCGGGAGATCGGGTTGTCGTCTCGCCACTCAGCACTGCTGATGAAGGCATGCTGGTGAGTGAGGGAGACGCAGAATGA
- a CDS encoding TetR/AcrR family transcriptional regulator: MSTINVREKLLEVAGPVFSEKGFEKATVREICQKADVNLASVNYYFGDKEQLYLEVICLAKQMGVSRAPLPEWTENTPPEQKLEDWVKTLVRRMLGTGELSWSNHLIMREVLRPTRACEHLVQDLFRPFVNIADKILLEILGEEVPDHRRMQCVFSIAAQCQFYRVSGGLVTLMLGEEEQEAHYNTEQIIEHILQFSLAAIKNLKHEFLSSEMDSSSTLNNF; encoded by the coding sequence ATGTCCACAATCAATGTCCGTGAAAAACTGCTGGAGGTCGCAGGACCGGTTTTCTCAGAGAAAGGCTTTGAGAAGGCGACGGTTCGTGAAATCTGTCAGAAAGCGGATGTCAATCTGGCGAGTGTCAATTATTATTTTGGGGATAAAGAACAGCTTTACCTGGAAGTGATCTGCCTGGCGAAACAGATGGGAGTTTCCCGGGCTCCTTTACCGGAATGGACTGAGAATACACCCCCCGAACAAAAATTAGAGGATTGGGTCAAAACACTGGTGAGACGGATGTTGGGCACGGGGGAGCTTTCCTGGAGTAATCATCTGATAATGCGCGAAGTACTCAGGCCCACACGGGCCTGTGAGCATCTGGTTCAGGATCTGTTCCGTCCGTTTGTGAACATCGCCGACAAAATCCTGCTGGAGATTCTGGGAGAAGAGGTACCGGATCATCGGCGAATGCAGTGTGTTTTCAGTATCGCTGCTCAGTGTCAGTTCTACCGTGTTTCAGGCGGTCTGGTTACTTTGATGCTGGGAGAGGAAGAACAGGAAGCTCATTACAATACCGAACAAATTATTGAACATATTCTTCAGTTTTCTCTGGCAGCCATCAAAAATCTGAAACACGAATTCCTCTCATCAGAAATGGATTCTTCTTCAACACTTAACAATTTCTGA